TTGTGAGTTGCTCCTGTTCGCGACCAGTATCGGATGAATTGTTCATGAAAGTGTTGTGGCAGGCGTCGGTGGAGGCGAACCGAGATGCACAGTTGTTGTCACTTACCGGCCAGTCACCTGACCATCCGGTGCTACTGACATTCCCTGAAAGCAAATACCTCAAATGCGCGACGTTGCTGGTGCAGTGAGCCTCATCGAGGCATATTAGGGAGGACAGCGATCCTCGCCTGATCGGGCGAAGCGACGAGTAGGTAGTAGGTCAGCGATCCTTGCCTGAAATCGCGCAGCGATAGCAGGTCCGAGCGAAAGCGAGGAGATCCTGACACATCCCCCGTAAACCGCGATCAGAGATCACGGCCACGGTCATACACTCTACACCGCCACAGACGGAGTCTTTCCGTTGGAAAACGGAATCCAGACGTATCAGAAAGCGATTGACAACATCATGATAGCGCCTGATATTCAACCAGTATGTCGTTGCTCGACGACCGCAATCGAAGGGTTTATCATGTGCGATTATCCGGGATGTCACAGGAGCCCAGTTGGCTCAACTTCTAAGTGCTTTTTCCACCTCCCGGCAGAGAGCGAGCTGAAGCCACCACCTCATGAACTCAACCGCGAAGCGCGCGAAGATATGAAAAGAGGAGAGTACGACTTCGACGGTTGTATTTTCAATGGCAAGCAAGACTTTAGCAAGCTGGGTTTCAGTGTAGACACATCCTTTAGCCTCGCACACTTTCTCGGTGACGTAGACTTCAGCGGCTCAAGCTTTGGCAAATACACGAACTTCTCACAAGCGAGGTTCGAGGGGTTTGTTGATCTAAGCAACGTCACATTCATGGATAATGTGTCATTTGCCAATGCTTCTTTCGCCGAACAGGGGTCTGCCAAGAGCAAAAGATATAATGCCATTGTCGTCAAACATGCCAATTTTCAGAAGAA
This is a stretch of genomic DNA from Candidatus Zixiibacteriota bacterium. It encodes these proteins:
- a CDS encoding class I SAM-dependent methyltransferase; protein product: RFDMIILDPPAFCKSKTAIVKACRGYKDINRIAMQLLSPNGILVSCSCSRPVSDELFMKVLWQASVEANRDAQLLSLTGQSPDHPVLLTFPESKYLKCATLLVQ